The window GTCCTGCTCGTCGGCATCACCCATTCGGATACGGAAGCGGATATGGAGTATGTCGCGAAGAAAATAGCGGGCCTCCGTCTATGGGAAGATGAAGAGGGGAAAATGAACCGCTCTATCGAGGAAGTGGACGGCGCCATCCTATCCGTCTCCCAGTTCACCTTGTACGGGGATGTGAGAAAAGGGCGGCGTCCCAGTTTCATCGAGGCGGCCCGCCCGGAGC is drawn from Sporosarcina sp. FSL W7-1349 and contains these coding sequences:
- the dtd gene encoding D-aminoacyl-tRNA deacylase, producing MRVVLQRSGPATVRVDGEVTGSIEKGYVLLVGITHSDTEADMEYVAKKIAGLRLWEDEEGKMNRSIEEVDGAILSVSQFTLYGDVRKGRRPSFIEAARPEQAEPLWHYFNDRVREEGLKVETGVFGAMMDVELLNDGPVTIIVESK